From the genome of Chloroflexota bacterium, one region includes:
- the tig gene encoding trigger factor yields MKINKEKIGPCEYALTIEVEPERLETPLREAAQRLNRRHPIAGFRPGKAPYRLVERTYGKELIYDEMLNQMGNGWYQEALQESGLEPYAQGQMEIVQLEPLTLKIRVPVQPEVTLGDYRSIRVEQKAVEVTPSEVEEALAQIQESHAVWVPVEHAAEMGNQVLIDTVGTTADGRTVEQLDLTLEVSEEITPPGFGQNLVGIKPGESKEFDVEYPTDFRDADLAGKRVHFRVTVKGVKEKELPPLDDALAQSVGSYETLAELRARIEEELRKRKEEEAKNDALDEALDALVQQAVLEYPAIALEREIDAMVESLADNLSQQGFTLEGYLQITGKTLPQLRAETQPQAEKRLKRILVLNKFAEAEGITAEAEEIEQEVNRVSGSFGQRAESVKAALSSERSLRSIANDVRRRKALERLLAIATGQDVQRPDNLSNQELTEPIAETSGETDPTEGGT; encoded by the coding sequence TTGAAAATCAATAAAGAAAAGATAGGCCCGTGCGAGTACGCGCTCACCATCGAAGTGGAACCAGAACGTCTAGAAACGCCGTTGCGTGAAGCGGCACAACGTCTCAATCGGCGCCATCCTATTGCAGGGTTTCGCCCAGGCAAGGCGCCTTACCGCCTGGTCGAACGCACCTATGGCAAGGAACTGATCTACGATGAAATGCTGAACCAGATGGGCAATGGCTGGTATCAGGAAGCCTTGCAGGAAAGCGGGCTCGAGCCTTATGCCCAGGGTCAGATGGAGATCGTGCAACTGGAACCGCTCACGCTCAAGATCCGTGTGCCGGTACAGCCCGAGGTCACTCTTGGCGATTACCGCAGTATACGCGTGGAACAAAAAGCGGTAGAGGTGACCCCATCCGAGGTAGAGGAGGCACTGGCCCAGATTCAGGAGAGCCACGCAGTCTGGGTACCAGTGGAACATGCAGCCGAGATGGGCAATCAGGTGTTAATAGACACCGTCGGGACGACCGCGGATGGGCGGACAGTGGAGCAACTGGATCTGACTCTGGAAGTGAGCGAGGAAATCACTCCGCCCGGCTTTGGCCAAAACCTGGTGGGTATCAAGCCAGGTGAGAGCAAGGAGTTCGATGTGGAATATCCGACGGATTTTCGCGATGCGGATTTAGCTGGCAAACGCGTCCACTTCCGTGTGACGGTCAAAGGGGTCAAAGAGAAAGAATTGCCCCCGTTGGATGACGCACTGGCACAGAGTGTAGGCTCCTACGAAACGCTAGCGGAGCTACGCGCCCGCATCGAAGAGGAACTGCGCAAGCGCAAGGAAGAAGAAGCAAAGAATGACGCGCTGGATGAGGCGCTGGATGCTCTAGTCCAACAAGCGGTACTGGAGTATCCAGCTATTGCTCTTGAACGCGAGATAGATGCAATGGTCGAATCCTTAGCGGATAATCTAAGCCAGCAGGGTTTCACTCTGGAGGGTTACCTGCAGATCACGGGGAAAACTTTGCCGCAATTGCGTGCGGAAACTCAGCCTCAGGCAGAGAAACGCCTGAAGCGCATCCTGGTGCTGAACAAGTTTGCTGAGGCAGAAGGCATCACAGCAGAGGCAGAGGAAATCGAACAGGAAGTGAACCGCGTGTCTGGCTCCTTTGGTCAGCGGGCAGAATCCGTCAAAGCTGCCCTCAGCAGCGAGAGATCCCTGCGCTCCATCGCCAATGACGTTCGCCGACGCAAGGCTTTGGAACGTCTGCTGGCTATAGCCACCGGCCAGGATGTGCAACGGCCAGACAATCTGTCAAATCAAGAGTTGACAGAACCGATAGCAGAAACCAGCGGCGAAACGGACCCAACTGAAGGAGGCACATGA